In Persicimonas caeni, a single window of DNA contains:
- a CDS encoding NAD(P)/FAD-dependent oxidoreductase has protein sequence MRRIVVLGCGFGGLKAARELERALAGRRRVQLTVVSDRSHFLYTPLLPSVATGELDVAHVTFPIRAAFDKSTEVLIEPIEAIDLDERVLRGAKTDVAFDYLLVACGSQTNWGDHPEWRAHSLTCKSARDGVRLREEITRAISEAAELDSTEERERRLTFVVGGGGATGVELAAEIMTTFQTEVAAVVSDAVASAFRVVLVEQQERLLPTMPPELGALARDHLRSLGMELRVGTAVVDRSADEVELSTGEIIVADNFLWCGGVRAPDLVTDAGFEIDIQGRIAVDDTLQAHGLAGVYAIGDVAGLRADVPWSAHVASQQAPFAARNIVADLSGRAGRTWEYHHHGDLVTLGRQHAIAWVGETPLEGRGARTLYRLIHMAMIPTGVKKAGLLKEWLFARFRRTSRPWNLLEAEGEVAQLESEAPK, from the coding sequence ATGAGACGAATCGTCGTACTCGGGTGTGGATTCGGCGGCCTCAAGGCAGCGCGGGAGCTCGAAAGAGCCCTCGCCGGCCGTCGCCGCGTCCAGTTGACCGTCGTCAGCGATCGCTCCCACTTTTTATATACGCCACTGCTACCCAGCGTGGCCACCGGCGAGCTCGATGTCGCTCACGTTACTTTCCCCATTCGAGCGGCGTTCGACAAGTCCACCGAAGTGCTCATCGAGCCGATCGAGGCGATCGACCTCGATGAACGGGTGTTGCGCGGAGCCAAGACCGACGTGGCCTTCGACTACCTCCTGGTCGCCTGCGGCAGCCAGACCAACTGGGGCGACCATCCAGAGTGGCGCGCCCATTCGCTGACCTGCAAGAGCGCCCGAGACGGGGTGCGCCTTCGCGAGGAGATCACCCGCGCCATCTCGGAGGCAGCCGAGCTCGACTCGACCGAGGAGCGCGAGCGCCGGCTGACCTTTGTGGTCGGCGGCGGCGGCGCCACCGGTGTCGAGTTGGCCGCCGAAATCATGACGACCTTCCAAACTGAAGTCGCCGCCGTGGTCTCCGACGCGGTAGCGAGCGCCTTTCGGGTGGTGCTCGTCGAGCAGCAAGAGCGATTGTTGCCCACCATGCCTCCCGAGTTGGGGGCATTGGCGCGCGACCACCTCCGCTCGCTGGGAATGGAGCTTCGAGTGGGCACCGCGGTCGTCGACCGCAGCGCGGACGAAGTCGAGTTATCCACCGGCGAAATCATTGTGGCCGATAACTTTTTGTGGTGCGGCGGCGTAAGGGCGCCCGATTTGGTGACCGACGCCGGCTTCGAGATCGACATCCAGGGGCGCATCGCCGTCGACGACACCTTGCAGGCCCACGGCCTCGCCGGCGTCTATGCCATCGGCGACGTCGCCGGCTTGCGTGCAGACGTGCCGTGGTCGGCCCACGTCGCCTCCCAACAGGCCCCATTCGCCGCACGAAATATCGTGGCGGACCTTTCGGGGCGAGCCGGACGCACATGGGAGTATCACCACCACGGCGACTTGGTCACGCTCGGCCGCCAGCACGCGATCGCCTGGGTTGGCGAGACTCCGTTGGAGGGCCGGGGAGCACGCACGCTCTACCGGCTCATCCACATGGCCATGATACCGACCGGCGTCAAGAAGGCAGGGCTCCTCAAAGAGTGGCTCTTCGCGCGCTTCCGACGCACCTCCCGCCCCTGGAACCTCTTGGAAGCGGAAGGCGAGGTCGCCCAACTCGAATCGGAAGCCCCCAAATAG
- the proB gene encoding glutamate 5-kinase: MKRSDWISKAEHWVVKIGSAVFLRDARRLDRPAFAALVEDVASLLARGKRVTLVSSGAVALGREHMGWPDEDRSDIPSLQAYAAIGQSRLMQMYADEFGHHGHKIAQVLFSRGDLDDRRRFLNARMALNQLHRLGVVPIVNENDTVATEELRFGDNDRLAAMTCGLVGADLLVILSDVEAVYDVETDDEGTRRFTEPISQIDADDPYLEQVAGPSTSGVGRGGMLSKVQAAQTAGRMGVPTVISAGKRRGILTEIADEDEIGTLITPGSGSGLAGKKVWLGAGARPVGRLLCDEGAVRALTQRGASLLPSGVSTVEGDFPEGSVVELADRAGKVFGRGLTVYGSEEIRRIAGHHSDEIEALLGYRVLDTVVHRDSLVML, from the coding sequence ATGAAACGAAGCGATTGGATCAGCAAGGCCGAGCATTGGGTGGTCAAGATTGGTAGTGCGGTCTTTTTGCGCGATGCGCGCCGCCTCGACCGCCCGGCCTTCGCCGCGCTCGTCGAAGACGTCGCGTCGCTTCTGGCGCGCGGAAAGCGAGTCACGTTGGTGTCTTCGGGAGCCGTCGCGCTCGGACGAGAGCACATGGGCTGGCCCGATGAGGATCGCAGCGATATCCCGAGCTTGCAGGCCTACGCCGCCATCGGCCAGTCACGGCTGATGCAGATGTATGCCGACGAATTTGGCCACCACGGCCACAAGATCGCGCAGGTCCTCTTCTCGCGCGGGGACCTCGATGACCGCAGACGCTTTTTGAACGCGCGCATGGCGCTCAATCAACTGCATCGGCTCGGCGTCGTGCCCATCGTCAACGAGAACGACACGGTGGCCACCGAAGAGCTTCGCTTTGGCGACAACGATCGCCTGGCGGCGATGACCTGCGGACTCGTCGGCGCGGATCTGTTGGTGATCCTGTCGGACGTCGAGGCGGTCTATGACGTGGAGACGGACGACGAGGGCACGCGCCGGTTTACCGAGCCCATCTCCCAAATCGATGCTGACGACCCCTATCTGGAGCAGGTCGCCGGCCCGTCGACCTCGGGGGTGGGTCGCGGGGGGATGCTCTCGAAGGTCCAGGCCGCGCAGACGGCCGGGCGTATGGGTGTTCCCACGGTGATCAGCGCAGGCAAGCGCAGAGGGATTTTGACCGAGATCGCCGACGAGGATGAAATCGGCACGCTGATCACGCCGGGAAGCGGCAGCGGACTGGCAGGCAAGAAGGTCTGGTTGGGCGCAGGTGCGCGGCCGGTCGGCCGACTCCTATGTGACGAAGGCGCGGTGCGTGCGCTGACCCAGCGCGGCGCGAGCCTCTTGCCCTCCGGAGTCAGCACCGTCGAGGGCGACTTTCCTGAAGGGAGTGTCGTCGAACTCGCTGATCGTGCGGGCAAAGTGTTCGGGCGTGGGCTGACCGTGTACGGCTCCGAGGAGATTCGGCGCATTGCGGGCCACCACAGCGACGAGATCGAAGCCCTGCTCGGCTACCGTGTGCTCGACACAGTGGTCCACCGCGACAGCCTGGTGATGCTGTAG
- a CDS encoding thioredoxin family protein: protein MALEVEWKGHTLEVSGNWTWRWLYLAPTYELRINGEFVDRTSGPRVRPRLQAIVEDNDGEVYHVDAELLSLIGYNPTCEVNIDGEVVHSGRVRVENFLNPFLVLFILISTGVMLYLGPEVIRQYWPPM from the coding sequence ATGGCGCTCGAAGTCGAATGGAAGGGGCATACCCTCGAGGTCTCCGGCAACTGGACCTGGCGCTGGCTGTATCTGGCGCCGACCTACGAACTGCGTATCAATGGGGAGTTTGTCGATCGAACCAGCGGACCGCGGGTGCGCCCACGGCTGCAGGCGATCGTCGAGGACAATGACGGCGAGGTGTATCACGTCGACGCCGAATTGCTCTCGCTGATCGGCTATAACCCGACCTGCGAGGTCAATATCGACGGCGAAGTCGTCCACAGCGGTCGCGTACGCGTCGAAAACTTCCTCAACCCCTTTCTGGTGCTCTTCATCCTGATCTCGACGGGCGTGATGCTCTACCTGGGCCCCGAGGTCATCCGCCAGTACTGGCCGCCGATGTAA
- a CDS encoding TraR/DksA family transcriptional regulator, which yields MEANKLEEFRQMLAEEKKTLLRKAMHTLKNEIELSKEDMADEADLASALTDQNLSLRLRGRERSLIDKIDLALKRIDAGEFGECVMCGEEISVKRLKARPVTTMCIACKEDQERRERHFAE from the coding sequence ATGGAAGCGAATAAGCTCGAGGAATTTCGACAGATGCTTGCCGAGGAGAAAAAGACCCTCCTTCGCAAGGCGATGCATACCCTCAAAAACGAAATCGAGCTGAGCAAAGAGGATATGGCCGACGAGGCGGACCTGGCGAGTGCCTTGACGGACCAGAACCTGAGCCTCAGACTCAGGGGCCGTGAGCGCTCGCTGATCGACAAGATCGATCTGGCCCTCAAGCGCATCGACGCCGGTGAGTTCGGCGAATGCGTCATGTGCGGCGAAGAGATCTCGGTCAAGCGCCTCAAAGCACGCCCGGTGACCACCATGTGCATCGCGTGCAAAGAAGACCAAGAGCGTCGCGAGCGCCACTTCGCCGAATGA
- the pilM gene encoding type IV pilus assembly protein PilM — protein sequence MAKGRNCVGLDIGSSAVKLCVLKETKKGLQLQAFDHTTLPPETIVDGALMNSTVVADAIAELLDRNKVRYKETALSVSGNTVIIKKITLPLMTQEELEESIQWEAEQYIPFDIQDVFIGFEVLAPRTEQGQMDVVLVAAKKEMINDYTAVCHETGLKPIVVDVDVFCMQNMYEVNYGYHENETVVLLDIGNSVVSMNVVTDGMTVFTRDLSIGGSDITEEIQKQLNITYQEAEMYKMGGTPGGGTDEVLPQEVESIIQDKAEDMANEIQRSLDFYAATAADSHIDKIVASGGTAAIPSLIRTIARISGVPAEVANPFRNISYDERQFSPERIQSWAPIAGISVGLALRRTNER from the coding sequence ATGGCGAAGGGACGAAACTGCGTCGGTCTCGATATCGGGTCGAGTGCAGTCAAACTTTGTGTGCTCAAAGAGACGAAAAAAGGCCTGCAGTTGCAGGCGTTTGACCACACAACACTCCCCCCGGAGACAATCGTCGACGGGGCCCTGATGAACTCCACGGTGGTCGCCGATGCGATCGCCGAGCTGCTCGACCGTAATAAGGTGCGCTACAAAGAAACCGCACTGAGCGTGTCGGGCAACACCGTCATCATCAAAAAGATCACCTTGCCCCTGATGACTCAAGAGGAACTCGAAGAGTCGATTCAGTGGGAGGCCGAGCAGTATATCCCGTTCGACATCCAGGACGTGTTTATCGGCTTCGAGGTCCTCGCCCCGCGCACTGAGCAGGGCCAGATGGACGTGGTATTGGTGGCGGCCAAAAAGGAGATGATCAACGACTACACTGCCGTTTGCCACGAGACCGGCCTCAAGCCCATCGTGGTCGACGTCGACGTGTTCTGTATGCAGAACATGTACGAGGTCAACTACGGCTACCACGAAAACGAGACGGTCGTTCTTCTGGATATCGGCAACAGCGTGGTGTCGATGAACGTGGTCACCGACGGCATGACCGTCTTTACCCGCGATCTGTCGATCGGTGGCAGTGACATCACCGAAGAGATCCAGAAGCAGCTCAACATCACCTATCAAGAAGCCGAAATGTACAAGATGGGCGGCACGCCTGGCGGCGGCACCGACGAGGTGCTTCCCCAGGAGGTCGAGTCCATCATTCAAGATAAAGCTGAGGATATGGCCAACGAGATCCAGCGTTCGCTGGACTTCTACGCCGCTACTGCTGCCGACAGCCACATCGACAAGATCGTGGCCTCGGGTGGCACGGCGGCCATCCCCTCGCTGATCCGTACGATCGCGCGTATCAGCGGCGTACCGGCCGAGGTGGCCAACCCGTTCCGCAACATCAGTTATGATGAGCGGCAGTTCTCGCCCGAGCGTATTCAGAGCTGGGCGCCGATCGCCGGCATTTCCGTCGGCCTGGCGCTTCGGAGGACGAACGAACGATGA
- a CDS encoding PilN domain-containing protein, whose product MIRVNLLPIKKARRRSAGRTQLIAFALLIILEIAAFAAVYMAESSRLDELKTEVAQNQQKVKKAEQEVKSAKQLEAKQQELQQQVQILDELEKKRTGPVRVLDEVQAMLSPPRNEEDRHAQSRKNWNVEWDTRRLWIKSLEETEGDFEMLGSAMNADDVAEFLQRLTTAEHFDGVQLDYVKATGSKGAKVKLVEFRVTGKLSYTTVPKDDGAKDGS is encoded by the coding sequence ATGATTCGCGTAAACCTACTTCCAATCAAGAAGGCCCGGAGGCGCTCGGCAGGGCGCACCCAGCTCATCGCCTTTGCGCTGCTGATCATTCTGGAGATTGCCGCCTTTGCGGCGGTCTACATGGCCGAGTCGAGCCGTCTCGACGAGCTCAAGACCGAGGTCGCCCAGAACCAGCAAAAGGTCAAAAAGGCCGAGCAAGAGGTCAAGAGCGCCAAGCAGCTCGAGGCCAAGCAGCAGGAGCTGCAGCAGCAGGTCCAGATCCTCGACGAGCTCGAGAAGAAACGCACCGGTCCGGTGCGCGTGCTCGACGAGGTCCAGGCCATGCTCAGCCCGCCGCGCAACGAGGAGGACCGCCACGCCCAGTCGCGCAAAAACTGGAACGTGGAGTGGGACACTCGTCGCCTGTGGATCAAGTCGCTCGAGGAGACCGAGGGCGACTTCGAGATGCTCGGCTCGGCGATGAACGCCGACGACGTGGCCGAATTTCTGCAGCGCTTGACCACCGCCGAGCACTTCGACGGTGTTCAACTCGACTACGTCAAGGCCACCGGCTCCAAAGGTGCCAAGGTCAAGCTGGTCGAATTTCGGGTCACCGGAAAGCTGTCGTATACCACAGTACCCAAAGACGATGGGGCCAAAGACGGCTCCTAA
- the pilO gene encoding type IV pilus inner membrane component PilO produces MNDFIDKFNQVPMAQKVLLLIILLVGLAAGFWFSIYTPIQDDIESNKNQLSKLEQEQKRLERLKENQARMRAKIAELQQELLIAREKLPETAEIPSLLQRIHNQAKTAGLEIQSFQRLESKPQQYYLEIPVNMELVGTFDELANFFQYVGRMTRIVNVKNLSMKRQKSGLNQNGDLVVTAQATTFQLKQKQGGGK; encoded by the coding sequence ATGAACGATTTCATCGATAAATTCAACCAGGTGCCCATGGCTCAGAAGGTTCTCCTTCTGATCATCTTGCTGGTTGGTCTGGCCGCCGGATTCTGGTTCTCGATCTATACGCCCATTCAGGACGATATCGAGTCGAACAAGAATCAGTTGAGCAAGCTCGAGCAGGAACAGAAGCGACTCGAGCGCCTCAAAGAAAACCAGGCGCGCATGCGCGCCAAGATCGCCGAGCTGCAACAAGAGTTGCTCATCGCTCGCGAGAAGTTGCCCGAGACGGCCGAGATCCCGAGCCTGCTGCAGCGCATTCACAACCAGGCCAAGACCGCTGGACTCGAAATTCAGAGCTTCCAGCGCCTGGAGAGCAAGCCGCAGCAGTATTACCTGGAGATCCCGGTCAACATGGAGCTTGTCGGCACCTTCGACGAGCTAGCCAACTTTTTCCAGTACGTCGGTCGCATGACGCGTATTGTCAACGTCAAGAACCTTTCGATGAAGCGCCAGAAGTCGGGGCTGAACCAAAACGGCGACCTCGTCGTGACTGCCCAGGCGACCACCTTCCAGCTCAAGCAGAAGCAGGGTGGCGGCAAGTAG
- a CDS encoding pilus assembly protein PilP, translating into MNTRSHNISSARATVVLLALLMLGTSGCEFLGLDGSGGQQAQNAQQAQNPGANQAAQQQAATASEKEEEEEYERPEYPDQVRRNPFLPDLEIFQPKEQLADGDVRPLEPLEKYGLGQLQLVAIISEVAVPKAMFLDPEGFGHVVKEGDRIGQNGGTIADIRDNEVEVREITDEEETQTRLTTLELANDELEVRQEEGLSDEEREALRRLLQTDEGRKAVQESFDRRAPGAAASERQQNTRRGGLPPRR; encoded by the coding sequence GTGAACACACGTAGTCACAACATCTCTTCGGCCCGCGCCACCGTCGTACTCCTGGCGTTGCTTATGCTGGGGACGTCTGGCTGTGAGTTTCTGGGGCTCGACGGTTCTGGTGGCCAGCAGGCTCAAAACGCCCAGCAAGCCCAAAACCCGGGCGCCAATCAGGCCGCCCAACAGCAGGCGGCGACGGCGAGCGAAAAAGAAGAGGAAGAAGAGTACGAGCGCCCCGAGTATCCCGACCAGGTGCGGCGCAACCCGTTTTTGCCCGACCTGGAGATCTTCCAGCCCAAAGAACAGCTGGCAGATGGGGACGTGCGTCCGCTCGAGCCTCTCGAGAAGTACGGACTCGGCCAACTTCAACTGGTCGCCATCATCAGCGAGGTGGCCGTGCCCAAGGCGATGTTCTTGGACCCCGAGGGCTTCGGCCACGTGGTCAAAGAGGGCGATCGCATCGGGCAAAACGGTGGCACCATCGCCGACATCCGCGACAACGAAGTCGAGGTGCGCGAGATCACCGACGAGGAAGAGACCCAAACCCGGCTGACCACCCTCGAGCTGGCCAATGACGAGCTCGAGGTCCGCCAGGAAGAAGGCTTGAGCGACGAAGAACGCGAGGCACTGCGCCGGCTTCTTCAGACCGACGAGGGCCGCAAGGCCGTCCAAGAGTCCTTCGATCGCAGGGCACCCGGGGCTGCGGCCTCCGAGCGCCAGCAGAACACGCGCCGCGGCGGTTTGCCGCCCCGGCGTTGA
- the pilQ gene encoding type IV pilus secretin PilQ: protein MRRKFSVVFLCVLMGLSAPVFAQGTGKTNNHAAANSVGSLEINEAQDGTYIRVHGTSDPTFSVFKLTNPLRLFVDISGSQLDGDAITKRVGNGVISKVALIDFDENSQSVARLIIGFDTAAHYDVKADGNDVIVFVDGDKRRKSPKNVAKLQDKLDQVESKYRAKLASSEDRYNQAMSKLGNTRSELEATEQKLEQLRAEMTKASGEQRDRLASKIARQSDLLKETKAEITRREKKVAQLKGDLGQLRTERDKALQKVRKLERERQAALAQAEKAQQESTQARKRAQKLASELDTTRRALDSVASEKDQLKNRLDTMAQQAKQSSQKVDAQLAKLDAAKERQQQLEEQLASLRNSLSKGNESVRGELEKIEKEKVRLSKRLEGQLASLEKARKEAKSANERVASLQQLVDAREAEVAQLRRELEQARTQRSNDEAAQNTAELARLKQLRAKLEAEQKRVASLEQKRVAEQERLSELAQRRERAQQELSETEGQIEARRKELEGIRTREDLPAAKAVAINPNEANHVRDIRLETAQGRSRIVVELDRPSNFETLPWKDSRAVMILNGVELPEKLQRTLAPDAQGGAVRFVSSYTDESGKVRMEAELGEDASEVIRQEGNKVVWEFAPRMAANAPTQNSQMAANGQPRRTDDGQSFTSAPPNYPRTVADPTKVNTVPGMKRKRLTIDLRQADIQNVLRLLAKEGGVNIITGDGVDGSVTMRLRSVPLDQVFLTILQSQGLGFEVRGNVIRVAPQSVLIEEEKKRAEARARAEKLQPLEVFLLPVNYAEAGQMQAQVQGLLSPRGSVTVDERTNTLIIKDLPDNLASIRALVESLDSQVPQVLIEARIVETNDTFDRQLGIQWGGDFTFSQGNGNPTGLVFPSVLGVAGGATDGQTPTAGTASNPNFAVNLPAPAGTGAGGAIGLTMGSVGGSVNLNLRLSALESQGHAKLVSSPRILTLDNTEATISQGTSIPISVVSAAGVQTVFVDATLELTVRPHVTPDGNIQLQISASKNEPDFQNTGASGDPTIIRKQAETELLIKDGDTTVIGGIYTRNSGSSLSAVPFFHKIPILGNLFKTTSTSERRTELLIFITPRIVNRAQSLGTQSGAGAVTTE, encoded by the coding sequence ATGAGACGGAAGTTTTCTGTCGTTTTCCTGTGTGTCTTGATGGGGCTGAGCGCTCCCGTCTTCGCCCAGGGGACAGGAAAGACGAATAATCACGCCGCGGCCAACTCGGTTGGTTCGCTGGAGATCAACGAAGCCCAAGACGGCACTTATATCCGTGTTCACGGCACGAGTGACCCGACTTTTTCGGTCTTCAAATTGACCAACCCGCTTCGGCTCTTCGTCGACATCTCGGGCAGCCAGCTCGACGGTGACGCGATCACCAAGCGCGTGGGCAACGGCGTGATTTCGAAGGTCGCTCTGATCGACTTCGACGAGAATTCGCAGTCGGTCGCCCGTCTGATCATCGGCTTCGACACCGCGGCGCACTACGACGTCAAAGCCGACGGCAACGACGTGATCGTCTTCGTCGACGGCGACAAGCGGCGCAAGAGCCCCAAGAATGTCGCCAAGCTTCAAGACAAGCTCGACCAGGTCGAGTCGAAGTACCGCGCCAAGCTCGCCAGCAGCGAAGACCGCTACAACCAGGCGATGAGCAAGCTGGGCAACACGCGCAGCGAGCTCGAAGCCACCGAGCAGAAGCTCGAGCAGCTTCGCGCCGAGATGACCAAGGCCAGCGGCGAGCAGCGCGACCGACTCGCCTCCAAGATCGCGCGCCAGAGTGACCTGCTCAAAGAGACCAAGGCCGAGATCACCCGGCGTGAAAAGAAGGTCGCCCAGCTCAAAGGCGACCTCGGCCAGCTGCGCACCGAGCGTGACAAGGCCCTCCAGAAGGTCCGCAAGCTCGAGCGCGAGCGCCAAGCCGCGCTGGCTCAGGCCGAGAAGGCCCAGCAAGAGAGCACCCAGGCCCGCAAGCGCGCCCAGAAGCTCGCCAGCGAGCTCGACACGACCCGTCGTGCGCTCGACTCGGTGGCTTCCGAAAAGGACCAGCTCAAAAATCGCCTGGACACCATGGCCCAGCAGGCCAAGCAGTCCTCGCAAAAGGTCGACGCCCAGCTCGCCAAGCTCGACGCCGCCAAAGAGCGTCAGCAGCAGCTCGAAGAGCAGCTCGCCTCGCTTCGCAACTCGCTGTCGAAAGGCAACGAGTCGGTGCGCGGCGAACTCGAGAAGATCGAAAAAGAGAAAGTGCGCTTGAGCAAGCGCCTCGAGGGTCAGCTCGCCTCGCTCGAGAAGGCCCGCAAGGAAGCCAAGAGCGCCAATGAGCGCGTCGCCTCGCTGCAACAGCTCGTCGACGCTCGCGAAGCCGAGGTCGCTCAGCTTCGCCGCGAACTCGAGCAGGCTCGCACTCAGCGCAGCAACGACGAGGCCGCGCAGAACACCGCCGAGTTGGCTCGCCTCAAGCAGCTTCGCGCCAAGCTCGAAGCCGAGCAGAAGCGCGTGGCCAGCCTCGAGCAAAAGCGTGTGGCCGAACAAGAGCGTCTGTCCGAGCTGGCCCAGCGCCGCGAGCGCGCCCAGCAGGAACTGAGCGAGACCGAAGGCCAGATCGAAGCGCGCCGCAAGGAGCTCGAGGGCATTCGCACCCGCGAAGATCTGCCCGCCGCCAAGGCTGTGGCCATCAACCCCAACGAAGCCAACCACGTGCGCGACATCCGCCTCGAGACCGCTCAGGGCCGCTCGCGCATCGTCGTCGAGCTCGACCGCCCCTCGAATTTCGAGACCCTTCCCTGGAAGGACAGCCGCGCGGTCATGATCCTCAACGGCGTCGAGCTTCCCGAGAAGCTCCAGCGCACGCTGGCTCCCGACGCGCAGGGCGGCGCAGTCCGCTTCGTGTCGAGCTACACCGACGAGAGTGGCAAGGTGCGCATGGAAGCCGAGCTCGGCGAAGATGCCTCCGAAGTCATCCGCCAGGAAGGCAACAAGGTCGTCTGGGAGTTCGCTCCCCGAATGGCTGCTAACGCGCCGACCCAGAACAGCCAGATGGCCGCCAACGGCCAGCCGCGTCGCACCGACGACGGCCAGAGCTTCACCTCGGCCCCGCCGAACTACCCGCGCACCGTCGCCGACCCCACCAAGGTCAACACCGTGCCGGGCATGAAGCGCAAGCGCCTGACCATCGACCTTCGCCAGGCCGACATCCAGAACGTGCTTCGCCTCCTGGCCAAAGAGGGTGGCGTCAACATCATCACCGGTGACGGCGTCGACGGCTCGGTGACCATGCGTCTTCGCAGCGTCCCGCTCGACCAGGTCTTCCTGACCATCCTGCAGTCGCAGGGCTTGGGCTTCGAGGTGCGCGGCAACGTCATTCGCGTCGCCCCGCAGTCGGTGCTCATCGAAGAGGAGAAGAAGCGCGCCGAGGCTCGTGCCCGCGCAGAGAAGCTCCAGCCTCTGGAAGTCTTCTTGCTGCCCGTCAACTACGCCGAAGCCGGCCAGATGCAAGCGCAGGTCCAGGGGCTCCTGAGCCCGCGCGGAAGCGTCACGGTCGACGAGCGCACCAACACGCTCATCATCAAGGACCTCCCGGACAACCTGGCCTCCATTCGCGCGCTGGTCGAAAGCCTCGACTCGCAGGTGCCGCAGGTGCTCATCGAGGCTCGTATCGTCGAGACCAACGACACCTTCGACCGTCAGCTCGGTATCCAGTGGGGTGGTGACTTCACCTTCTCGCAGGGCAACGGCAACCCGACCGGACTGGTCTTCCCGAGCGTGCTCGGTGTGGCCGGTGGCGCGACCGACGGTCAGACCCCCACGGCCGGTACCGCCAGCAACCCGAACTTCGCGGTCAACCTGCCCGCGCCGGCTGGTACTGGCGCTGGTGGTGCGATTGGCCTGACGATGGGTAGCGTGGGCGGCAGCGTCAACTTGAACCTGCGCCTGTCGGCTCTCGAGTCGCAGGGCCACGCCAAGTTGGTCAGCTCGCCGCGCATCCTGACGCTGGACAACACCGAGGCGACTATCTCGCAGGGTACCAGCATTCCCATCAGCGTGGTCAGCGCCGCCGGCGTCCAGACCGTCTTCGTCGACGCGACCCTGGAACTGACGGTTCGCCCGCACGTGACTCCGGACGGTAATATCCAGCTGCAGATTTCGGCCTCCAAGAACGAGCCCGACTTCCAGAACACCGGTGCCAGTGGCGACCCCACCATCATCCGGAAGCAGGCCGAGACCGAGTTGCTCATCAAGGATGGCGACACCACCGTCATCGGCGGCATCTACACCCGTAACTCGGGTTCGAGCCTGTCGGCGGTGCCGTTCTTCCACAAGATTCCGATTCTGGGCAACCTGTTCAAGACGACCTCGACCAGCGAGCGTCGCACCGAGTTGCTCATCTTCATCACCCCGCGCATCGTCAACCGTGCCCAGTCGCTGGGCACCCAGTCGGGCGCCGGGGCGGTGACGACCGAGTAA